The Malus sylvestris chromosome 12, drMalSylv7.2, whole genome shotgun sequence genome contains a region encoding:
- the LOC126592581 gene encoding uncharacterized protein LOC126592581, which translates to MSGPSDRRFDLNLVEEAAPPSPDNIWRPSFVSPTGPLTVGDSVMKNDMTAAVVAMNLLTPKDNRLLSKRSDELAVKDSLALSVQCAGSVSNMAQRLFARTRQVESLAAEVMSLKQEIRGLKHENKQLHRLAHDYATNMKRKLDQMKESDGQVLLDHQRFVGLFQRHLLSSSSGAVPRNEAPNDQPLMPPPSRVLSSTEAPNDPPPVPSLSGALPTAENSPKQPL; encoded by the coding sequence atgtctggcccctccgaccgtcgttttgacttgaaccttgttgaagaggcagccccgccttctccagacaacatatggcgcccatccttcgtttcccctactggtcctcttaccgttggggattccgtgatgaagaatgatatgaccgctgcggtagtggccatgaaccttctcactcccaaagataacagactactttccaaacggtctgatgagttggctgttaaggattctctggctcttagtgttcagtgtgcaggttctgtgtctaatatggcccaacgcctatttgctcgaacccgccaagttgaatcattggcggctgaagtgatgagtctcaaacaggagattagagggctcaagcatgagaataaacagttgcaccggctcgcacatgactatgctacaaacatgaagaggaagcttgaccagatgaaggaatctgatggtcaggttttacttgatcatcagagatttgtgggtttgttccaaaggcatttattgtcttcgtcttctggggctgtaccgcgtaatgaagctccaaatgatcaacctctgatgcctcctccttctagggttctgtccagtactgaggctccgaatgatccccctccggtgccttctctttctggggctctaccgactgctgagaattctcctaagcaacctttgtga